One stretch of Paenibacillus sp. FSL R5-0341 DNA includes these proteins:
- a CDS encoding GNAT family N-acetyltransferase has protein sequence MKNHITMRQAVQADQEQLADLRALVLYDDLTRLGRYDDVKVRERFRNTFDPSHTRIIEVEGSMVGCVALKPKSEAYLLEHFYIHPDYQGQRIGTQVLSMLLEQDEVQGKQVILNVLQGSPARRLYERFGFILDSEDEVDVFMSVQVQ, from the coding sequence ATGAAGAACCATATAACAATGCGTCAAGCTGTCCAGGCAGACCAAGAGCAACTCGCCGATTTGCGGGCGTTAGTACTGTACGATGATCTAACCAGGCTGGGGAGATACGATGATGTGAAAGTACGTGAACGTTTTCGAAATACGTTCGACCCTTCCCATACGAGGATTATTGAAGTGGAAGGTTCCATGGTAGGTTGTGTAGCATTGAAGCCCAAGTCTGAGGCATATCTATTGGAACATTTCTACATACATCCCGATTACCAAGGCCAGAGAATAGGAACGCAGGTACTGAGCATGTTGCTAGAACAGGATGAAGTTCAGGGGAAACAGGTTATTTTAAATGTATTGCAGGGAAGTCCCGCTCGGCGATTGTATGAACGATTTGGATTTATATTGGACAGTGAAGATGAGGTCGATGTGTTCATGTCCGTTCAAGTTCAGTAA
- a CDS encoding MFS transporter — MPQWKRNLYILWFGLFFNHMAYSLSVPFFPIFLQNDLGIQSGLEAWSGISISISFLISGLCAPFWGSLADKYGSKLMLVRSGVGLGIAHLANFFVYDPYTFIAVRVFQGLMAGFHPASITLIGTNTPEKHVGYALGVISTASAAGGILGPLAGGVLSHWIGLRGCFIASAVITFLAALMVLGVKESRQARTIVPTRMIGDLKRAASTPGLMRIYGLILLVSTSVLIIEPVLTLYVVQIGGDVGSATLSAGIVFSAIGVATVIMGPRWGKIGGRIGYEKTLFIGLIGGGIGSLLQMTATNLIYFGSLRFVYGLFFAAVYPALNALIIKYADHDFRGRAVSLSQTASQFGIVLGPLIGGFLGGWIGIPFIFLFTGIVLLGAAWAVSSPQHREEYICRNDN; from the coding sequence ATGCCACAATGGAAGCGAAATCTATATATTCTGTGGTTCGGCCTGTTTTTCAATCATATGGCGTACTCGCTGTCCGTTCCGTTCTTTCCTATATTCCTGCAAAATGATCTCGGTATCCAGAGCGGCTTAGAAGCTTGGTCGGGGATTTCCATTTCCATCAGCTTTCTGATCAGTGGATTATGCGCACCCTTCTGGGGATCACTGGCTGATAAATATGGCAGCAAACTGATGCTCGTCCGTTCAGGAGTTGGGCTAGGCATTGCGCATCTGGCTAACTTCTTTGTTTACGATCCATATACGTTTATCGCAGTGAGGGTCTTTCAGGGACTCATGGCTGGTTTTCATCCTGCCTCGATTACACTAATCGGCACCAATACTCCGGAGAAACATGTGGGTTATGCACTTGGTGTGATCTCCACGGCCAGCGCTGCGGGCGGGATTCTCGGCCCTCTTGCCGGTGGTGTGCTGAGTCATTGGATCGGACTGCGGGGATGCTTCATTGCATCAGCTGTCATTACGTTCCTCGCGGCTCTCATGGTCCTCGGTGTTAAGGAGTCACGACAAGCTCGTACGATCGTTCCAACGAGGATGATAGGGGATTTGAAAAGAGCTGCTTCCACGCCCGGCTTGATGCGAATCTACGGTTTGATTCTGCTAGTCTCAACCTCCGTGCTTATCATCGAACCGGTGCTGACGCTCTATGTGGTCCAGATTGGTGGAGATGTTGGCAGCGCAACACTTAGTGCAGGTATTGTCTTCTCGGCGATTGGTGTGGCAACCGTCATCATGGGGCCGCGATGGGGCAAGATTGGTGGAAGGATCGGGTACGAAAAAACACTGTTCATCGGTCTGATCGGCGGTGGGATTGGCAGTCTGCTGCAAATGACAGCAACGAATCTGATTTATTTTGGCAGCCTGCGATTTGTTTACGGTCTGTTCTTTGCCGCGGTTTATCCGGCGCTGAATGCGCTGATCATCAAATATGCTGATCACGATTTTCGTGGGAGGGCTGTCAGTCTGAGTCAGACGGCGAGTCAGTTCGGTATCGTGCTTGGACCGTTAATCGGTGGTTTTCTCGGTGGATGGATCGGCATTCCGTTTATTTTTCTATTCACAGGGATTGTATTGCTGGGAGCGGCTTGGGCAGTGTCATCACCACAACATAGGGAGGAATATATATGTCGCAACGACAATTGA
- a CDS encoding LLM class flavin-dependent oxidoreductase, whose amino-acid sequence MSQRQLKLGANLNGVGNSISFWRHPDIPINASVSLEFYKKQVRIAEKGKFDLLFIADGLFINEKSNPHFLNRFEPLTLLSALAGASSHIGLVATLSTSYSEPFTVARQFASLDQLSDGRAGWNVVTSPLEGSALNFGKGEHPNHALRYEIAEEHLNVVKGLWDSWEDDAFVGNKEQGVFFDPAKLHTLNHKGAHFSVQGPLNVGRSKQGHPVIFQAGSSESGKDLAARSADAVYTGHETLEEAREFYRDVKTRAVAYGRQASDILIFPGIGPIVGRTAEEAEQKYQEIAELVSIDQALNYLGRYFDHYDFSQFPLDEPFPEIGEIGSNSFRSTTDKIKQQAREQGLTLRQVALLVSTPRTSFIGTPDQIADQIQEWFEGEAADGFNVRTVVPNGLEDFVELVVPVLQERGLFRTEYEHETLRENLGLEIPRNRYTLERVR is encoded by the coding sequence ATGTCGCAACGACAATTGAAATTGGGAGCTAATCTGAACGGAGTGGGGAACAGCATTTCCTTTTGGCGTCACCCGGATATTCCCATTAACGCGAGTGTTAGTCTGGAATTCTACAAGAAGCAGGTACGTATCGCTGAAAAAGGGAAGTTTGATCTGCTCTTTATTGCAGATGGCCTCTTCATCAACGAGAAGTCCAATCCTCATTTTCTCAATCGCTTCGAACCTCTGACGCTTCTATCCGCACTCGCCGGGGCATCTTCCCATATCGGGCTGGTTGCTACATTATCTACTTCCTATAGTGAACCCTTCACGGTTGCGCGGCAATTTGCCTCACTGGATCAGTTAAGCGATGGGAGAGCCGGATGGAATGTGGTCACTTCACCTCTGGAAGGCTCGGCACTGAACTTTGGTAAAGGAGAACATCCCAACCATGCGCTGCGCTACGAAATTGCGGAAGAACATCTGAATGTGGTCAAAGGTCTATGGGACTCCTGGGAGGACGATGCCTTTGTCGGAAACAAGGAACAGGGCGTATTCTTCGATCCTGCCAAGTTACATACGCTGAATCACAAAGGAGCGCACTTCTCGGTACAGGGTCCGCTTAATGTAGGGCGTTCGAAGCAGGGTCATCCGGTGATTTTCCAGGCGGGCTCATCCGAATCTGGTAAAGATCTAGCTGCCCGATCGGCGGATGCCGTATACACAGGACATGAGACGCTGGAGGAAGCAAGGGAGTTCTACCGGGATGTGAAGACAAGAGCGGTGGCGTATGGACGTCAGGCATCGGATATCCTGATCTTCCCGGGCATCGGTCCCATTGTGGGTAGAACAGCGGAAGAGGCGGAGCAGAAATATCAGGAAATTGCCGAACTGGTGAGTATTGATCAGGCGCTAAATTATCTGGGACGTTACTTCGATCATTACGACTTCTCCCAGTTTCCGCTGGATGAACCTTTCCCCGAGATTGGGGAGATCGGCAGCAACAGCTTCCGCAGTACAACAGACAAGATCAAGCAGCAGGCACGGGAACAGGGGCTGACCCTGCGCCAAGTGGCTTTGCTGGTGTCTACCCCGCGTACATCGTTCATTGGTACACCGGATCAGATCGCAGATCAGATTCAGGAATGGTTTGAAGGCGAAGCGGCAGACGGATTCAATGTTCGTACCGTGGTGCCCAATGGCTTGGAAGATTTCGTGGAGCTGGTTGTTCCGGTTCTGCAAGAACG